A region from the Spea bombifrons isolate aSpeBom1 chromosome 7, aSpeBom1.2.pri, whole genome shotgun sequence genome encodes:
- the TEDC2 gene encoding tubulin epsilon and delta complex protein 2: MLSADRAHRLLSLLNGALQKCKEEEKHLEQEIRQFHRVLRDWKIDEHEDVKQDGEASRSQALQAQPSVKEIQEVEMLNKALEKALKVRASSKPGASGSGPPSKTKPELPRPPTTEKSLKPLAKSLHPGTKSAKYHLNPPYRTNPEKRRLPVSEKGTSNYRTQLTLAGQLTSERAQRGNAGDPEPRGDSSGADREDRRPDRNTSTQPSVEAPEVREPQHFTLKQKGHTLKLPAKYRQLYTTNSRLWEKYYDIQRQRPFPQPTFIQKLQTTFVPGCPSMSLSELEEGIAQLESDVECIKHSIDGAKHWHGTGDMEWQEYRLLMVYKALQEELSQHISALQPLKLAAQEFSAWEEGHPTATSFIVPRTCPILPSKAPAVLVYSHPSELSELMRVKLRVSELKQKIYLQKVLNKELLSELESQCHSAPDFWLLYRSIYTLLCEGGETFPVLVHEDN, translated from the exons ATGTTGTCTGCGGATCGTGCTCACAG GCTGCTGTCGTTGTTGAACGGGGCACTTCAGAAATGCAAGGAAGAGGAGAAACATTTAGAACAAGAAATCAGACAGTTTCACCGTGTCCTCAGGGACTG GAAAATAGATGAGCATGAGGATGTGAAGCAAGATGGTGAAGCTAGTAGGTCACAGG CTTTGCAGGCACAGCCATCAGTCAAGGAGATCCAGGAGGTAGAGATGCTCAACAAAGCCCTGGAGAAAGCTCTGAAAGTACGTGCAAGCAGCAAACCAGGAGCTTCAGGGTCCGGACCTCCATCGAAGACAAAGCCGGAACTACCCCGTCCGCCCACCACAGAAAAGTCGCTGAAACCACTGGCCAAAAGTTTGCATCCAGGAACAAAGTCAGCAAAGTACCATTTAAATCCGCCATATAGGACTAATCCAGAAAAGAGGAGGTTGCCAGTATCTGAGAAAGGGACATCAAACTACAGGACGCAATTAACACTTGCAGGGCAGCTGACCTCAGAAAGGGCGCAAAGGGGCAATGCTGGGGATCCAGAGCCCAGAGGCGATTCTAGCGGCgcagacagagaggacagaagaccAGACAGAAATACTTCTACCCAGCCATCTGTGGAGGCTCCAGAAGTGCGAGAACCCCAGCATTTTACATTGAAACAAAAAGG ACACACGCTAAAGCTGCCGGCCAAGTATCGACAATTGTACACAACAAATAGCAG ACTGTGGGAGAAGTACTATGACATTCAGAGACAACGTCCGTTTCCTCAACCTACATTTATACAGAAACTCCAAACAACT TTTGTCCCGGGTTGCCCATCAATGAGCCTCTCTGAATTAGAAGAAGGTATCGCGCAGCTGGAGAGCGACGTAGAATGTATAAAGCATAGCATCGATGGGGCCAAACACTGGCATGGGACAG GCGACATGGAGTGGCAGGAGTATCGCTTGTTGATGGTCTATAAGGCTTTGCAGGAAGAGTTGTCCCAACACATTTCGGCTTTGCAGCCCCTGAAACTTG CTGCTCAGGAATTCTCAGCTTGGGAAGAGGGACATCCCACCGCTACCAGCTTTATCGTGCCAAGAACCTGCCCGATCCTACCGAGCAAGGCCCCCGCGGTACTGGTGTACAGCCACCCGAGCGAGCTCTCCGAGCTGATGCGCGTCAAGCTGCGGGTGTCCGAGTTAAAGCAGAAGATCTATTTACAAAAG gtGCTGAATAAAGAGCTGCTGTCTGAGTTGGAGTCACAATGTCACAGCGCCCCAGACTTCTGGCTGCTCTACAGATCCATCTACACGTTGCTTTGTGAGGGAGGAGAGACTTTCCCGGTGCTGGTACATGAGGACAACTGA